A window of the Candidatus Liberibacter solanacearum CLso-ZC1 genome harbors these coding sequences:
- a CDS encoding EamA family transporter: MQNGVNKKQDFSKKLDKNGNQTTITGLLCVLFAFIAWGMTPLYTQFLEKVSVLEVISHRILWSLPGVFFAVVYFSGGLSLLKSTLKNPKTLFMLMVSAALLASHWSVFVYALLSRQGLATSLSFFVTPVFALSLGAIFLKERLNLLQIIAAINIVAAMVIMTIYNGIPMLSLAIAVTWSAYCFARKTIPVNSNEGFFIEMCILAVPALFYVIWLIVADKNHFFMHNTQETFFLMGYGLLNSIIFCVFAYGIKRTKLTTVGLMEYIAPLLMAANTVFILKQPINTVNIVVFSMVIVAMIIYVLPTILNNKKS, from the coding sequence ATGCAAAATGGAGTGAATAAAAAGCAAGATTTTTCCAAAAAATTGGATAAAAATGGCAATCAAACAACTATTACAGGCCTTCTCTGTGTCTTGTTTGCTTTTATTGCCTGGGGCATGACACCTCTTTACACACAATTTTTAGAAAAAGTATCTGTTCTTGAAGTGATTTCTCATCGTATCTTGTGGTCATTACCTGGAGTTTTTTTTGCAGTTGTATATTTTTCTGGAGGACTATCTTTATTAAAATCTACTCTTAAAAATCCCAAAACACTTTTCATGCTTATGGTCAGCGCAGCCTTGTTGGCGTCTCATTGGAGTGTTTTTGTTTATGCGCTTTTATCCAGACAGGGATTAGCAACGTCTCTGAGTTTTTTTGTAACTCCTGTCTTTGCCTTATCATTAGGAGCGATCTTTCTTAAAGAACGTTTAAATCTATTGCAAATTATTGCTGCCATTAACATAGTCGCAGCCATGGTAATAATGACAATTTACAATGGAATTCCAATGTTATCCTTAGCCATAGCCGTAACATGGAGCGCTTATTGCTTTGCACGCAAAACAATCCCAGTTAATTCCAACGAAGGATTCTTTATAGAGATGTGTATTCTTGCCGTTCCTGCTTTGTTTTATGTTATTTGGCTTATAGTTGCAGATAAGAATCATTTTTTTATGCACAATACCCAAGAAACTTTCTTCCTCATGGGATACGGTCTTCTTAATTCTATTATTTTCTGTGTTTTTGCATACGGAATTAAGCGCACAAAATTAACTACTGTTGGCCTTATGGAATATATTGCACCACTTCTAATGGCTGCAAATACTGTTTTCATACTAAAACAACCTATTAATACGGTAAACATAGTTGTTTTTTCTATGGTTATTGTTGCGATGATAATTTATGTATTACCCACAATTTTAAATAATAAAAAAAGCTAA